In Planococcus citri chromosome 4, ihPlaCitr1.1, whole genome shotgun sequence, the genomic window GCACctccaattatttttaaacgcaGTCTTCTTGTTctctgtttatttatttatttttttaaagactatttttgaaaaaaaaaagaaagtgacCCCCCTCTCtcctgtttaaaaaaatgtacctactgaaaattgttctagttttaatattttcatcaacCAATTCGTTTCCAACCCGAAAGAACCCGAATAGTGATCTGGATTAGAGTTTCGAAGTTCAAGTTTAAGGGAACAGGTTCGGGTTTAGTCCACCATTCCTATGTACATCTGCGTAAGTATTAAAATGATAACGTATAGGCACTGTAATTGTAAGAAGTTCATCATATTTTATTGTCTTatagaattgaaaataaaaaattacataaaattacaATTGGATAATACATAAGTAGACATTttgggaacaaaaaaaatgtaaaatagaaGTACTTAGGTAGATATAAATTCCCTGAAAAAAGTATCATCTgttggtataggtaggtaatcataTCTCATTGTCAGTCATATTTCCAACCTGTGGGCAAAGCATTCCAGAAATCGAATCTatctttgagtaattttttctccataGTTAATGATTCGGTTTTGATATGCAAATATTCAATATCGTTCGTTTCCACAGCTTTCCATGTTTTCGTTTTAGCATCTCCATTCGGATCGCTGGAATTAATAAGatgtttattaaatttaaaaacatatttCATGAGTAGGTACCTTCACAATATAATTCTAGGTTCAGCAGCATAGATAATGTCTAAATGAATGTAGGtgtggtaaaaaatttaaataaaatacgtataTGAAATTATAAACGATATTTACCCAGTGATAATGAAATTactccaaaatttcaataaagtcTTCGATATTTGTTCATCTTGGGGTGTCATGTTGCTCTCGGAATAATCATTGGGGAATAAATAAGGTAGCTCATCCGCATGACAAACTCCTAAACAGATCGTAAGAGAAAAATAAGCAAATTACATATTATCTTCATATTATGACAATTGTATAAGTACATAATTCCTAAAACTGATTGTACaaagttcatcaattttttatttcttcgcagaattttcaaaattttctcgtcACGACATTTTTACAATCAGTTATTAGATTTAagctctttgaaaaaaaatcagaacaggATATACTGTTCAAGCTTTATGGATTAAAAAATGCACAAAGATCCTACCAAGATCCATGGTCAAACCGGCAAGACGTGGCAATGTATACGACCTTCTATAATGATTGAAGAAATAAACATATTGTAAATTCTGACGAGTCAACTGTACAGCTTTCACAGCAGGAACCAAGAATGTAGAATCTGTGATCATCTGTCAAaataaacaggaaaaaaaattaatttttgattaatcgaactcaataggtaggttaggtactacTAAGAGTAGTATTACTCGTACATCGACAAACTTCAACGCTGTTTCAGATCCTATATCCTTGTTACCAAAATAAAAGTCAGAGATTTTCTGAGTCATATTGTCAATATCTTCGGGATCTGCTGAGTATATGTATTCATTTATCAGTGGTAAgaaactgtttttttctttgttcACAATCTTTGCCAACGAATCGTTATTTCTCAAGTATTCTattcacccaaaaaaaaaatttcagaaataaaattaatcatcTATCCAACAATGGTCATTGATTCACTTAATAGATATGGGTAAATTCTTAATTCTCACTCACTTATAATTTTCATTCCACCTTCGCCCGAATTTACACCCGTGATCCATGGTACATTGGTTAGATACGACGATTTGGTTggttttttcgttaaaaatggGGCGTTCTTGACATGTGATTCGATCATAGGTTTGAATAAGATTCTAGGTTCGTCGAACGCAACCTACAACACGTAAcggttatttttaaataaataggtacctttacctacttgGCATATGAACTGTAAAGCatatacaaaataaatattatagTTACGTGTAGTTTGTTTTCCAAGTCATTGAATTTGTTTGCTGGTATACGTTGcaagcatttcaaaattttcctcgcATCTTCACGTTGACATCCGCTGACAATCAATAAAGCTCTAGACATTGCTTCACCATATCCTGCACCGTGATGAGACCAAACAGAGAATGCACTTCCACTTTGCATAATAGCTCTTTGGAACAggcctgaaaaaaaatatacctcaATCAATCTGATCATGTTATCGTCAActtcgtacatacgagtaggtatgagTAATATAGTACCTACCTTTGCTAAGAGGAGAAAACATATGAAGATGCACACAAGCAGCTCCTGTACTTTCTCCCATCAACGTTACTTGATTTGGATCACCACcgaatttttctatgttttctTTAACCCAACGTAATGCTAGAGATTGATCTTTCATGCCAAAATTACCGCTTATTTGATCGTTATTCAGTCCAAAAAATCCTGTAaacataaaatcatttttcttataTGTAAAATGCAATTTCatcacaattattttttttttcattcaaaatttgccaacaatttttttgaaacatttgctaaattttttaaagttattcgaattgaaaaaaaactcaagtgagaacaaaacaaaattacctaaaattccCATTCTATAATTCATCGTGACTAAAATCATGTCGGAATCCATGAAGTAACCTGGATGGTAACCAGCTCCATCACCATATCTATATGCTCCACCATGAATTGCAACCATCACTGGAGCTTTACCAGTTGGGAATAAGTTCTGTAAAACCATATGTATTAAAACTTAGATGATAATTATTGTGTCAGCGTCGATCTTTAGAATTCTTgatcgtgaaaaaattaaaacacttgTTACATATGCGCAAGTTTGTGTACTTACATTTGGCACAAAAACGTTCAAATAAAGGCAATCTTCTTGCCCGATGACCTCAGTTTCATCAGCAGAAACAATCAGAGGCTGGACGCATTTTGGCGGAGGTTCTGATGCA contains:
- the LOC135842701 gene encoding carboxylic ester hydrolase-like, producing MYKGLCLFLLLTLIAGINGDVVKLKTGSINGTTAQWKNGRLYQQFYGIPFAEPPVGELRFKAPVPAKPWSGIRNASEPPPKCVQPLIVSADETEVIGQEDCLYLNVFVPNNLFPTGKAPVMVAIHGGAYRYGDGAGYHPGYFMDSDMILVTMNYRMGILGFFGLNNDQISGNFGMKDQSLALRWVKENIEKFGGDPNQVTLMGESTGAACVHLHMFSPLSKGLFQRAIMQSGSAFSVWSHHGAGYGEAMSRALLIVSGCQREDARKILKCLQRIPANKFNDLENKLHVAFDEPRILFKPMIESHVKNAPFLTKKPTKSSYLTNVPWITGVNSGEGGMKIIKYLRNNDSLAKIVNKEKNSFLPLINEYIYSADPEDIDNMTQKISDFYFGNKDIGSETALKFVDMITDSTFLVPAVKAVQLTRQNLQYVYFFNHYRRSYTLPRLAGLTMDLGVCHADELPYLFPNDYSESNMTPQDEQISKTLLKFWSNFIITGDPNGDAKTKTWKAVETNDIEYLHIKTESLTMEKKLLKDRFDFWNALPTGWKYD